The following coding sequences lie in one Methylosinus sp. PW1 genomic window:
- the lpdA gene encoding dihydrolipoyl dehydrogenase, with the protein MANSYDLIVIGGGPGGYVAAIRAAQLGLRTAIVEREHLGGICLNWGCIPTKALLRSADVFRLAKHAKDFGLRIDGEVSFDAEALVKRSRAVAGRLNAGVEFLCKKNKIDVIWGEAALAAPGEIRVAAPKGTARPQFPRPKNILGEGLYSAKHIIVATGARPRALPGLEPDGERIWTYFEALLPPSMPKSLLVVGGGAIGVEFASFYSTFGAQVTLVEALPQILPAEDAEIAALARKSFEKQGIKIITSAKLAKLDKSDNGVVATIATESGEQRIEAERVISAVGVVPNSEGLGLEALGVKTERGVIATDGLGRTNIAGIYAIGDVAGPPMLAHKAEHEGVVCVEAIAGLSPHPIERTRIPACTYCHPQIASVGLTEAPAKAAGHELKIGRFPYIANGKAIAMGETEGLVKTIFDAKSGRLLGAHLIGAEVTELIQGFVIAMNLETTEAELMETIFPHPTLSETMHESALDAFGRAIHI; encoded by the coding sequence ATGGCCAATTCTTATGATCTCATCGTCATCGGCGGCGGACCGGGCGGCTATGTCGCCGCCATCCGCGCCGCGCAGCTCGGGCTGAGGACGGCCATTGTCGAGCGTGAGCATTTGGGCGGCATTTGCCTCAATTGGGGCTGCATTCCCACCAAGGCGCTGCTGCGCTCGGCCGATGTCTTTCGGCTCGCAAAACATGCGAAGGATTTCGGCCTGCGCATCGACGGCGAGGTCTCCTTCGACGCCGAGGCGCTGGTGAAGCGCTCGCGCGCAGTGGCCGGACGGCTCAACGCCGGCGTCGAGTTCCTGTGCAAGAAGAACAAGATCGATGTGATCTGGGGCGAGGCCGCGCTCGCCGCTCCGGGCGAGATTCGCGTCGCCGCGCCCAAGGGAACCGCGCGACCGCAATTCCCCCGACCGAAGAACATACTCGGCGAAGGCCTCTATTCGGCGAAGCACATCATCGTCGCGACCGGCGCGCGGCCGCGCGCCCTGCCGGGCCTCGAGCCGGACGGCGAGCGTATCTGGACCTATTTCGAGGCGCTGCTGCCGCCTTCCATGCCGAAATCTCTGCTCGTCGTCGGCGGCGGCGCAATCGGCGTCGAATTCGCGTCCTTTTATTCGACCTTCGGAGCGCAGGTGACTCTGGTGGAGGCGCTGCCGCAGATCCTGCCGGCGGAAGACGCCGAGATCGCCGCGCTGGCGCGCAAATCCTTCGAGAAGCAAGGGATAAAAATCATCACCAGCGCCAAGCTCGCGAAGCTCGACAAGAGCGACAATGGCGTCGTGGCGACGATCGCGACCGAGAGCGGCGAGCAGCGCATAGAGGCGGAGCGCGTCATCTCCGCCGTCGGCGTCGTCCCCAATAGCGAGGGACTGGGGCTGGAGGCTCTGGGCGTGAAGACGGAGCGCGGCGTCATCGCCACCGACGGCCTCGGCCGCACCAATATCGCCGGAATCTATGCGATCGGCGACGTCGCTGGTCCGCCCATGCTCGCTCATAAGGCGGAGCATGAGGGCGTCGTCTGCGTGGAGGCGATCGCCGGACTCTCGCCGCACCCGATAGAGCGCACGCGCATTCCCGCCTGCACCTATTGCCATCCGCAGATCGCCTCCGTCGGCCTCACGGAAGCGCCGGCGAAAGCGGCCGGACATGAGCTGAAGATCGGGCGCTTTCCCTACATCGCCAATGGCAAGGCCATCGCCATGGGCGAGACAGAGGGGCTGGTGAAGACCATATTCGACGCGAAGAGCGGACGTCTGCTCGGCGCGCATCTCATCGGCGCGGAGGTGACGGAGCTGATTCAGGGCTTCGTGATCGCGATGAATCTGGAGACGACAGAGGCGGAACTGATGGAGACTATCTTCCCGCATCCGACGCTCTCCGAGACGATGCATGAGAGCGCGCTCGACGCCTTCGGGCGGGCGATTCATATTTGA
- a CDS encoding PRC-barrel domain-containing protein, giving the protein MATAIPELHMISSEHIVGAKIFDQSGKEIGEIDHLMIDPITGQARYAVVDFCGFMCLRKGHHAVPWKALCYDQDRRRYTTSVTEQMLEKAPEYSEASWTDRDWETRIHQHYGAAPYWEGAALEGRH; this is encoded by the coding sequence ATGGCGACCGCTATCCCTGAACTTCACATGATCTCGAGCGAGCATATCGTCGGCGCGAAAATCTTCGATCAGAGTGGCAAGGAGATCGGTGAGATCGATCATCTGATGATCGATCCCATCACCGGCCAGGCGCGCTACGCCGTCGTCGATTTCTGCGGCTTCATGTGCCTGCGCAAAGGCCATCACGCCGTGCCGTGGAAGGCGCTCTGCTACGATCAGGACAGGCGCCGTTATACGACTTCTGTGACGGAGCAGATGCTCGAGAAGGCGCCGGAATATAGCGAGGCGAGCTGGACCGATCGCGACTGGGAGACGCGCATCCACCAGCATTACGGCGCGGCGCCCTATTGGGAAGGCGCGGCGCTGGAGGGGCGCCATTGA
- a CDS encoding anion transporter, with the protein MPDPDDEKSRSFAAALIAVGLVFAGSLASAAGVTLLAYLATLLSGGGVSSGWTHAAAIIIFAATYFVIALGEAPGLRLDRAGAALLGASLMVGLGVLPLDAAYRAIDFDTITLLLGMMIVVANLRLSGFFRLASNFVVARAKTPLALLAAIVLVTGAFSAFLVNDAICLVMTPLTLELTRRLKRDPLPYLLAVPMASNVGSVATITGNPQNMIIGGLSHIPYGAFAAALWPVAAFGLLATFVLVALFYRGEFLTRERLPVAAPAPARARGFLVVKSVLVTLAMMALFFAGQPVAKVAIVGGALLLVTRHVKAEKVYREIDWPLLLMFVGLFIVVEGLEATVLTPEAVASIGRFDLSNAGVLAVVSAVLSNLVTNVPAVLALKPFLAGAADPQRAWLVVAMASTLAGNLTLIGSVANLIVAERARAAGVSIGFWAYFKLGAPLTLITIAFGAWLL; encoded by the coding sequence ATGCCAGATCCAGACGACGAAAAATCGCGGTCCTTCGCCGCGGCTCTGATCGCCGTGGGACTCGTCTTCGCGGGCTCTCTCGCTTCCGCCGCGGGCGTGACGCTGCTCGCCTATCTCGCCACCTTGCTGTCGGGCGGCGGCGTATCCTCGGGCTGGACCCACGCCGCCGCCATCATCATCTTCGCAGCGACCTATTTCGTCATCGCGCTCGGCGAGGCGCCGGGGCTGCGGCTCGATCGCGCCGGCGCGGCGCTGCTCGGCGCCAGCCTTATGGTCGGGCTCGGCGTGCTGCCGCTGGACGCGGCCTATCGCGCCATTGATTTCGACACGATCACGCTGCTGCTCGGCATGATGATCGTCGTCGCCAATCTGCGCCTCTCCGGCTTTTTTCGCTTGGCGAGCAATTTCGTCGTCGCGCGCGCGAAGACGCCGCTCGCTCTGCTCGCCGCCATCGTGCTGGTGACGGGCGCCTTCTCGGCCTTTCTCGTCAATGACGCCATCTGCCTGGTGATGACGCCTTTGACGCTCGAGCTGACGCGCCGGCTGAAGCGCGATCCGCTGCCCTATCTCCTCGCCGTGCCCATGGCCTCCAATGTCGGCAGCGTGGCGACGATCACCGGCAATCCGCAGAACATGATCATCGGCGGCCTGTCGCATATTCCCTATGGCGCCTTCGCCGCGGCGCTGTGGCCGGTCGCCGCCTTCGGCCTGCTCGCCACTTTCGTGCTGGTCGCGCTGTTCTACCGCGGCGAGTTTCTCACGCGGGAGAGACTGCCCGTCGCGGCGCCTGCGCCGGCGCGGGCGCGCGGCTTTCTCGTCGTCAAATCCGTGCTGGTGACGCTGGCCATGATGGCGCTCTTCTTCGCCGGCCAGCCGGTCGCGAAAGTGGCGATCGTCGGCGGCGCGCTGCTGCTGGTCACGCGCCATGTGAAGGCGGAGAAGGTCTATCGCGAGATCGACTGGCCGCTTCTCTTGATGTTCGTCGGCCTGTTCATCGTCGTCGAGGGACTCGAGGCCACTGTGCTGACGCCGGAGGCCGTCGCCTCCATCGGCCGCTTCGATCTCTCCAACGCCGGTGTTTTGGCGGTGGTTTCCGCTGTCCTCTCCAATCTCGTCACCAATGTGCCGGCGGTACTGGCGCTAAAGCCCTTCCTCGCCGGCGCGGCCGATCCGCAGCGCGCCTGGCTCGTCGTCGCCATGGCCTCGACTCTGGCCGGCAATCTGACGCTCATCGGCTCCGTCGCCAATCTCATCGTCGCCGAGCGCGCCCGCGCGGCCGGCGTCTCCATCGGCTTCTGGGCGTATTTCAAGTTGGGCGCGCCGCTCACGCTGATCACCATCGCCTTCGGCGCATGGCTTCTGTGA
- a CDS encoding carboxymuconolactone decarboxylase family protein has translation MTSRLDYAHAAPEGMKALGAVHSYVGASLGKALAELVYLRVSQINGCAYCLDLHTRALIAEGFTVDKLALVSVWREAKALFSERERAALAWAETVTRVAETGVPDAEFAAVSTQFSEKELADLTIAIGVMSAYNRIAIAFRATPAAVKRAEKV, from the coding sequence ATGACCAGCCGTCTCGATTACGCTCACGCCGCGCCCGAGGGCATGAAGGCGCTCGGCGCCGTGCATTCCTATGTCGGCGCGAGCCTCGGCAAGGCGCTCGCCGAGCTCGTCTATCTGCGCGTCTCGCAGATCAACGGCTGCGCCTACTGTCTCGATCTGCACACGCGCGCGCTCATCGCCGAGGGCTTCACCGTGGACAAGCTCGCGCTCGTCTCGGTGTGGCGCGAGGCGAAGGCATTGTTCAGCGAGCGCGAGCGTGCCGCTCTCGCCTGGGCGGAGACGGTGACGCGCGTCGCCGAGACCGGCGTCCCCGATGCCGAGTTCGCCGCCGTCTCGACGCAGTTTTCCGAGAAGGAGCTCGCCGATTTGACGATCGCGATCGGCGTGATGAGCGCCTACAACCGCATCGCCATCGCCTTTCGCGCGACGCCCGCCGCGGTGAAGCGCGCCGAGAAGGTCTGA
- a CDS encoding class I SAM-dependent methyltransferase, giving the protein MSEAPHSADYIHDERFDWWSRDFLRLLKTRAIGDAIATSLADFGVGEGHWSLGLLGAFVDLREVTGVDREREWCARSAKKYAERAPHIAYRAIEADASDTGLPGGSFDIVTAQTLLMHSLAPEKIVAEMHRVAKRGGTILCVEPVNHLNWAQTFELTHFLAPAERAAFYGVWVRFVDFVKSRRGDQDIGLRLPTLLARAGLENIRMWSNDRVRLDPIETYDIDFLEEEMGRDWVREALAGAEIGDAEIEFVKAIVARIRAEKPRELDFVPRASASFICAATAP; this is encoded by the coding sequence ATGTCGGAGGCGCCGCATTCGGCGGATTACATTCACGACGAGCGCTTCGATTGGTGGAGCCGTGATTTTCTCCGCCTGCTGAAGACGCGCGCGATCGGCGACGCCATCGCGACCAGCCTCGCCGATTTCGGCGTCGGCGAAGGGCATTGGAGCCTCGGCCTTCTCGGCGCCTTCGTCGATCTACGGGAAGTGACAGGCGTCGATCGGGAGCGCGAATGGTGCGCGCGCTCCGCAAAAAAATATGCCGAGCGCGCGCCGCATATCGCCTATCGCGCGATCGAGGCGGATGCGAGCGACACCGGCCTGCCAGGCGGCTCCTTCGATATCGTCACCGCGCAGACTTTGCTGATGCATAGCCTCGCGCCGGAAAAAATCGTCGCGGAAATGCATCGCGTGGCGAAGCGAGGCGGAACGATCCTCTGCGTCGAGCCGGTCAATCATTTGAATTGGGCGCAGACGTTCGAATTGACCCATTTCCTCGCGCCCGCCGAACGCGCCGCCTTCTATGGCGTTTGGGTCAGATTCGTCGATTTCGTCAAATCGCGGAGAGGCGATCAGGATATAGGTTTGCGCTTGCCGACCTTGCTCGCGCGGGCGGGGCTCGAGAATATACGCATGTGGTCGAACGATCGCGTGCGTCTCGACCCGATCGAGACATACGACATTGACTTTCTGGAAGAGGAAATGGGCCGCGATTGGGTGAGGGAGGCGCTGGCCGGCGCCGAGATCGGCGACGCCGAAATCGAGTTCGTGAAGGCGATCGTCGCGAGAATTCGCGCCGAAAAGCCGCGTGAGCTCGATTTCGTGCCGCGCGCGTCGGCGAGCTTCATTTGCGCCGCGACTGCGCCGTGA
- the coaA gene encoding type I pantothenate kinase: protein MNAEAYLGAGVALSPYRRFTRAEWASLRADTPLTLTIDDLTRLKSLDDPISLEEVIEIYLPLSRLLALYVAATQGLFKATQRFLGAEDGKMPYIIGVAGSVAVGKSTTARILKALLSRWPNTPKVELVTTDGFLYPNAVLERDGLMDKKGFPESYDNRALLRFLSDVKAGQRNVAAPVYSHLIYDVVPDEFFYVDKPDILIVEGVNVLLASRPREDGREIPFVSDFFDFSVYLHAEENVLEQWYVERFQRLRETAFRDPLSYFKKYADLDDDETKRVAKDIWTRINLENLRRNISPTRPRASLVLTKGADHRIEEVALRKL, encoded by the coding sequence ATGAACGCCGAGGCCTATCTGGGAGCCGGCGTCGCGCTGTCGCCCTATCGGCGCTTCACCCGCGCCGAATGGGCGAGCTTGCGCGCCGACACGCCGCTCACGCTCACGATCGACGATCTCACGCGGCTCAAATCGCTCGACGATCCGATCTCGCTGGAAGAGGTCATCGAGATTTATCTGCCGCTCTCGCGCCTGCTCGCCCTCTATGTCGCGGCGACGCAAGGCCTGTTCAAGGCGACGCAGCGGTTTCTCGGCGCCGAGGACGGCAAGATGCCCTATATCATCGGCGTCGCCGGCTCGGTCGCCGTGGGCAAATCCACGACCGCGCGCATTCTCAAGGCGCTGCTGTCGCGCTGGCCCAACACGCCGAAGGTCGAGCTCGTCACCACCGACGGCTTTCTCTATCCCAACGCCGTGCTCGAGCGCGACGGGCTGATGGACAAGAAGGGCTTTCCCGAGAGCTATGACAATCGCGCGCTGCTGCGCTTTCTCTCCGATGTGAAGGCCGGCCAGCGCAATGTCGCCGCGCCGGTCTATTCGCATCTCATCTATGATGTGGTGCCGGACGAGTTCTTCTATGTCGACAAGCCCGACATTCTCATCGTCGAGGGCGTGAATGTGCTGCTCGCCAGCCGTCCGCGCGAGGATGGGCGGGAGATTCCCTTCGTCTCGGATTTCTTCGACTTCTCGGTCTATCTCCACGCCGAGGAGAATGTGCTCGAGCAATGGTATGTGGAGCGCTTCCAGCGCCTGCGCGAGACGGCCTTCCGCGATCCGCTCTCCTATTTCAAGAAATACGCCGATCTCGACGATGACGAGACGAAGCGCGTCGCCAAGGATATTTGGACGCGCATCAATCTCGAAAATCTGCGCCGCAACATTTCGCCGACGCGCCCGCGCGCCAGCCTGGTGCTGACCAAAGGCGCGGACCATCGCATAGAGGAAGTCGCGCTGCGCAAGCTGTGA
- a CDS encoding phosphoribosyl-ATP diphosphatase — protein MSDFSLADLAQIIASKRGADAAQSYTKSLFEAGTPRIAKKFGEEAVETVIAAMEGDRKNLTSEAADTLYHLLVLLEAGGVTLAEVLAELETRTVQSGHAEKASRGERK, from the coding sequence ATGAGCGATTTTTCCCTCGCCGATCTTGCGCAGATCATCGCATCGAAGCGGGGCGCCGACGCCGCGCAGTCCTACACCAAGAGCTTGTTCGAGGCCGGAACGCCCCGCATCGCCAAGAAATTCGGCGAGGAGGCGGTGGAGACCGTCATCGCCGCCATGGAGGGCGACCGCAAGAATCTGACCAGCGAGGCCGCCGACACGCTCTATCATCTGCTCGTGCTGCTGGAGGCGGGCGGCGTCACGCTCGCGGAAGTGCTCGCCGAGCTGGAGACGCGCACGGTCCAATCCGGCCATGCGGAAAAAGCGTCGCGCGGAGAGCGCAAATGA
- the hisF gene encoding imidazole glycerol phosphate synthase subunit HisF codes for MLKSRVIPCLDVKEGRVVKGVNFVDLRDAGDPVECAIAYDAAGADELCFLDITASHENRGIMLDVVRRTAEACFMPLTVGGGVRVEDDIRNLLLAGADKASINSAAVADRQFVREAAEKFGSQCIVVAIDAKRVGDHWEIFTHGGRRPTGVDAVEYAKEVTSLGAGEILLTSMDRDGAKIGFDIELTRAVADAVDVPVIASGGVGTLDHLVEGVREGHASAVLAASIFHFGEFTIPQAKRYMAKAGIPMRLDGLEPS; via the coding sequence ATGCTCAAATCCCGCGTCATCCCCTGCCTCGACGTGAAAGAGGGCCGCGTCGTCAAAGGCGTCAATTTCGTCGATCTGCGCGACGCCGGCGATCCGGTCGAATGCGCCATCGCCTATGACGCCGCCGGCGCCGATGAGCTGTGCTTTCTCGATATCACCGCCAGCCACGAGAATCGCGGCATCATGCTCGATGTGGTGCGGCGTACGGCGGAGGCCTGCTTCATGCCGCTCACCGTCGGCGGCGGCGTGCGCGTCGAGGACGACATTCGCAATCTCCTGCTCGCCGGCGCCGACAAGGCCTCGATCAATTCGGCCGCTGTGGCGGATCGGCAATTCGTGCGCGAGGCGGCCGAGAAATTCGGCTCGCAATGCATCGTCGTCGCCATAGACGCCAAGCGCGTCGGCGATCATTGGGAGATCTTCACCCATGGCGGCCGTCGCCCGACGGGCGTAGACGCGGTCGAATACGCCAAGGAGGTCACGAGCCTCGGCGCCGGCGAGATATTGCTCACCTCCATGGATCGTGACGGCGCCAAAATCGGCTTCGACATAGAGCTGACGCGCGCCGTGGCGGACGCCGTCGATGTGCCGGTCATCGCCTCGGGCGGCGTCGGCACGCTGGATCATCTCGTCGAGGGCGTGCGCGAGGGCCATGCTTCCGCCGTTCTCGCGGCGTCTATTTTCCACTTCGGCGAGTTCACCATCCCGCAGGCGAAGCGATATATGGCGAAAGCGGGCATACCGATGCGTCTCGACGGCCTGGAGCCCTCATGA
- the hisA gene encoding 1-(5-phosphoribosyl)-5-[(5-phosphoribosylamino)methylideneamino]imidazole-4-carboxamide isomerase gives MASVILFPAIDLKEGQCVRLVEGEMSSATVFNDDPTAQAQAFAAQGFEYLHVVDLDGAFAGAPMNALAVEGILANIKIPVQLGGGIREMRTISRWLDKGISRVIIGTAAVRDPTLVREAARLYPGRIAVGIDAKDGFVAVEGWARRTHVSAQDLGRSFEDAGVAAIVYTDISRDGVLKGLNIEATLALADALSIPVIASGGLASLADIERLLQPDCKKLAGAITGRALYDGRLDPAEALALIRAARGGA, from the coding sequence GTGGCGTCCGTGATCCTGTTTCCTGCGATCGATCTCAAAGAGGGTCAATGCGTGCGCCTCGTCGAGGGCGAAATGTCCTCGGCGACGGTGTTCAACGACGATCCGACCGCGCAGGCGCAGGCCTTCGCCGCCCAAGGCTTCGAATATCTGCACGTCGTCGATCTCGACGGCGCCTTCGCCGGCGCGCCGATGAACGCCCTCGCCGTGGAAGGCATTCTCGCCAACATAAAGATTCCGGTGCAGCTCGGCGGCGGCATTCGCGAGATGCGCACCATCTCGCGCTGGCTCGACAAGGGGATTTCGCGCGTCATCATCGGCACGGCGGCGGTGCGCGACCCGACCTTGGTGCGCGAGGCGGCGCGGCTCTATCCGGGCCGCATAGCGGTAGGCATAGACGCCAAGGACGGCTTCGTCGCCGTCGAGGGCTGGGCGCGCCGCACCCATGTCTCGGCGCAGGATTTGGGCCGCAGCTTCGAGGACGCCGGCGTCGCCGCCATCGTCTACACGGATATTTCGCGCGACGGAGTCTTGAAGGGCCTCAACATAGAGGCGACGCTCGCGCTCGCCGATGCGCTGAGCATTCCGGTCATCGCCTCGGGCGGCCTCGCCTCGCTCGCCGACATAGAGCGGCTGCTGCAGCCCGACTGCAAGAAGCTCGCGGGCGCGATCACCGGCCGCGCGCTCTATGACGGGCGGCTCGATCCGGCGGAAGCGCTGGCGCTGATAAGGGCGGCGAGGGGAGGGGCATGA
- the hisH gene encoding imidazole glycerol phosphate synthase subunit HisH, which translates to MTTAIIDYGSGNLHSAAKAFERAAREGEGAEIIVTSDPDVVRRAERICLPGVGAFRDCRSGLSALVGLDEALREAVIERGRPFLGICVGMQLMATRGLEHGEAAGLGWIAGDVAVIEPADKSLKIPHMGWNTLELTRPHALFSGIPTGKDGLHAYFVHSYQFLPASPDHIVATTDYGAPLTAAVARDNLVGTQFHPEKSQRLGLALIANFLRWRP; encoded by the coding sequence GTGACGACGGCGATCATCGATTACGGATCGGGCAATCTGCACTCCGCCGCCAAGGCCTTCGAGCGCGCCGCGCGGGAAGGCGAGGGGGCGGAGATCATCGTCACCAGCGACCCGGATGTGGTGCGCCGGGCCGAGCGCATCTGCCTGCCGGGCGTCGGCGCCTTTCGCGATTGCCGCAGCGGCCTCTCCGCCCTCGTCGGGCTGGACGAGGCGCTGCGCGAGGCGGTGATCGAGCGCGGCCGGCCGTTCCTCGGAATATGCGTCGGCATGCAGCTGATGGCGACGCGCGGCCTCGAGCATGGCGAGGCGGCCGGCCTCGGCTGGATCGCCGGCGATGTCGCGGTCATCGAGCCCGCGGACAAGAGCCTGAAAATCCCCCATATGGGCTGGAACACGCTGGAGCTGACGCGCCCGCATGCGCTCTTTTCCGGCATCCCCACCGGAAAGGACGGGCTGCACGCCTATTTCGTGCACTCCTACCAATTCCTGCCCGCTTCGCCCGACCATATCGTGGCGACGACCGATTACGGCGCCCCGCTGACCGCGGCGGTGGCGCGCGACAATCTCGTCGGCACGCAATTCCATCCCGAGAAGAGCCAGAGGCTCGGCCTCGCTCTCATCGCGAATTTTCTGAGGTGGCGTCCGTGA
- a CDS encoding DUF2628 domain-containing protein has product MAVYTVLIPEAAPGEAPPPERIVFLRDGFSTPAFLFGPLWLLWRRAWLPAVLWTAALALILGGGVALGIDPAAASVLQLALGLLLGLEGPRLVAWSLERKGYTESAVMVAARIDEAEDVFFANWRPAGVLPTTVTPRPGGRAAMRSVIGGLFEEPRA; this is encoded by the coding sequence ATGGCCGTCTACACCGTCCTTATACCCGAGGCCGCGCCGGGCGAGGCTCCGCCGCCGGAGCGAATCGTCTTTTTGCGCGACGGCTTCTCGACGCCGGCCTTTCTCTTCGGGCCTTTGTGGCTGCTATGGCGGCGGGCGTGGCTGCCGGCCGTCCTATGGACAGCCGCGCTCGCGTTGATTCTCGGCGGCGGCGTGGCTCTGGGGATCGATCCCGCGGCGGCCTCGGTCTTGCAGCTGGCGCTCGGTCTGCTGCTCGGCCTCGAGGGGCCGCGGCTCGTCGCCTGGTCGCTCGAGCGCAAGGGTTACACGGAGAGCGCCGTAATGGTCGCGGCTAGGATCGATGAGGCCGAGGACGTGTTTTTCGCCAATTGGCGCCCCGCTGGCGTCCTCCCGACGACGGTGACGCCGCGCCCCGGCGGCCGGGCCGCGATGCGTTCGGTCATCGGCGGCCTGTTCGAGGAGCCGCGCGCGTGA
- the hisB gene encoding imidazoleglycerol-phosphate dehydratase HisB, producing MRSAKYERDTKETRIAVAVDLDGEGKSDISTGIGFFDHMLDQIARHAPLDLTVAAKGDLHIDGHHTVEDVGIALGKAVDQALGDRKGIARYGDAHVPLDEALSRVVVDVSGRPFLVFDVAFPAAKIGEFDTELVREFFQAFAANARIGLHVEALRGVNSHHIAECCFKGFARALGKATAPDPRRGGVVPSTKGTLTG from the coding sequence ATGCGCAGCGCCAAATACGAGCGCGACACGAAAGAGACCCGTATCGCCGTCGCCGTCGATCTCGACGGCGAGGGCAAATCCGATATTTCGACCGGGATCGGCTTTTTCGACCATATGCTCGACCAGATCGCGCGCCACGCGCCGCTCGACCTCACCGTCGCGGCCAAGGGCGATCTGCACATCGACGGCCATCATACGGTCGAGGATGTGGGCATTGCGCTCGGCAAGGCGGTGGATCAGGCGCTCGGCGACCGCAAGGGCATCGCCCGCTATGGCGACGCCCATGTGCCGCTGGACGAGGCGCTCTCCCGCGTCGTGGTGGACGTCTCCGGCCGGCCCTTCCTCGTCTTCGACGTCGCCTTTCCGGCGGCCAAGATCGGCGAGTTCGACACCGAGCTGGTGCGCGAGTTCTTCCAGGCTTTCGCTGCCAATGCGCGCATCGGCCTGCATGTGGAGGCGCTGCGCGGCGTCAACTCGCATCATATAGCGGAGTGCTGCTTCAAGGGCTTCGCCCGCGCCCTGGGCAAGGCGACAGCGCCCGATCCGCGCCGCGGCGGCGTGGTGCCCTCCACCAAAGGCACGCTCACCGGCTGA
- a CDS encoding very short patch repair endonuclease yields MRTPPASDPARSALMKRVRQSRTGAEEAVAAALRLAGLHYRRNAKGLPGAPDFANRSRRWALFVNGCFWHHHKNCRRGTIPKQNNAFWLEKFADNRARDARKAKALRALGFRVAILWECEALDPPRLAARASRLAERWGREKLDAPR; encoded by the coding sequence ATGAGGACGCCGCCGGCCAGCGATCCGGCGCGCTCGGCGCTGATGAAGCGGGTGCGCCAGTCCCGCACCGGGGCGGAGGAGGCGGTCGCCGCGGCGCTGCGGCTGGCCGGGCTCCACTATCGGCGCAACGCCAAAGGCCTGCCCGGCGCGCCGGATTTCGCCAATCGCAGCCGGCGCTGGGCGCTTTTCGTCAATGGCTGCTTCTGGCACCATCACAAGAATTGCCGCCGCGGCACGATCCCGAAACAAAACAACGCCTTCTGGCTGGAAAAATTCGCCGACAATCGCGCCCGCGACGCCCGCAAGGCCAAGGCTCTGCGGGCGTTAGGTTTTCGTGTCGCGATCCTGTGGGAGTGCGAGGCGCTGGATCCGCCCCGCCTGGCGGCGCGCGCCTCCCGCCTCGCCGAGCGGTGGGGTCGGGAAAAATTGGACGCGCCGCGGTAG